In Maylandia zebra isolate NMK-2024a linkage group LG12, Mzebra_GT3a, whole genome shotgun sequence, a single genomic region encodes these proteins:
- the si:ch211-225b11.1 gene encoding sodium- and chloride-dependent GABA transporter ine isoform X2: MTAEAQRPTWSGRLEFILSTVGYAVGLGNVWRFPYLCYNSGGGAFLIPYLTMVLVCGIPLLFMEFTVGQYTRLGPVHAFAKICPLLKGVGLATVVISFVFCTYYNVLMSWALYYLFNSFGMETLPWKSCNNTWNAVGNCSSGFPGNDTHLQSASQQFFENRLLEKTRGIEELGGLRWELFGCLVFAWVIVYLCIFKGVKSTGKVVYFTAVFPYFILFALLINNVQLPGAKNGILYFVTPVWSKLFEVKVWLNAAGQVFNSLGIAFGSMISMASYNKFNNNILRDALIVSVANSFTSILAGFVIFSAVGYMSHIHNLPVDNIATDGAGLVFVVYPEVLSTMPVFQLWAPLFFIMLLCLGVDSQFGTVEVAVTYIKDEFGVKVLPFLKREELLVLAVCFVCFVLGIPHITKGGIYVFQLMDHYTAVVSLVFLAFFEVVAICWIFGIPRISLMIRRMLGKSPNIYFRVCWLLLCPMLVLCILVSSIIQYTPPHYGKYEYPVWAEWVGWGVSLVSIVWIPFGAIQEIYNNKGSLLQRLKTAMTPTIDLNVMAHLPEKQNLDNLASEKLLSSVPPLTH; the protein is encoded by the exons ATGACCGCAGAGGCTCAGAGACCCACATGGAGCGGCCGGCTGGAGTTCATCCTGTCCACGGTGGGTTACGCCGTGGGACTCGGTAATGTTTGGAGATTCCCGTACCTGTGCTACAACAGCGGTGGAG gTGCCTTCCTGATTCCTTATCTTACCATGGTGCTCGTGTGTGGCATTCCTCTGCTCTTCATGGAGTTTACTGTTGGGCAGTATACTCGTTTAGGGCCTGTGCATGCTTTCGCCAAAATCTGTCCCTTGTTGAAAG GTGTTGGTCTGGCCACAGTTGTTATCTCCTTCGTTTTCTGCACCTATTATAATGTGCTCATGAGCTGGGCACTTTACTATTTATTCAACTCCTTCGGAATGGAGACTCTGCCCTGGAAGTCCTGCAACAACACCTGGAATGCTGTTGGAAATTGTTCGAGTGGCTTTCCTGGCAATGATACCCACCTGCAGTCTGCTAGCCAACAGTTCTTTGA AAACAGACTTCTGGAAAAGACTCGCGGTATTGAAGAATTAGGTGGTCTTCGTTGGGAACTCTTTGGGTGTCTTGTCTTTGCTTGGGTTATTGTGTACTTATGTATATTTAAAGGAGTTAAATCCACAGGAAAG GTAGTATATTTCACTGCTGTGTTTCCATACTTCATCCTGTTTGCCCTGCTCATCAACAATGTGCAGCTTCCTGGAGCCAAGAATGGTATCCTCTATTTTGTCACACCGGTGTGGAGCAAACTGTTTGAAGTGAAG GTTTGGCTTAATGCAGCTGGCCAGGTGTTTAACTCACTTGGAATAGCATTTGGCTCGATGATTTCAATGGCAAGTTACAACAAGTTCAACAACAACATTCTCAG GGATGCATTGATTGTATCAGTGGCCAACTCTTTCACTAGTATCCTGGCTGGCTTCGTGATCTTCTCAGCTGTCGGTTACATGTCTCATATACATAACCTCCCAGTGGACAACATAGCTACAGATG GtgctggtttggtgtttgttgtGTACCCTGAAGTTCTTTCAACCATGCCAGTCTTTCAGCTATGGGCCCCACTTTTCTTTATCATGCTGTTGTGTCTGGGCGTGGACAGTCAG TTTGGCACAGTTGAGGTAGCTGTGACATACATAAAGGATGAATTTGGAGTCAAAGTTCTGCCGTTCCTGAAGAGAGAAGAGCTGCTGGTCCTGGCTGTgtgctttgtttgctttgtaCTGGGGATTCCTCACATTACCAAG GGAGGTATCTACGTGTTTCAGCTGATGGACCACTACACTGCTGTGGTTTCTCTTGTGTTCTTGGCTTTCTTTGAGGTTGTTGCCATCTGTTGGATCTTTG gTATCCCACGTATCTCCTTAATGATCAGGAGGATGCTAGGAAAAAGTCCAAATATCTACTTCCGAGTCTGCTGGCTGCTGCTCTGCCCCATGTTGGTGCTG TGCATACTGGTTTCCAGCATTATTCAGTACACTCCTCCTCACTATGGGAAGTACGAGTACCCAGTGTGGGCTGAATGGGTTGGCTGGGGCGTCTCTTTGGTCTCTATAGTATGGATCCCATTTGGTGCAATACAAGAGATCTATAACAATAAAGGATCCCTTCTTCAG AGACTGAAAACAGCTATGACTCCGACA
- the si:ch211-225b11.1 gene encoding sodium- and chloride-dependent GABA transporter ine isoform X1, with amino-acid sequence MDFGVENSRETSDSRESGTADLEMTAEAQRPTWSGRLEFILSTVGYAVGLGNVWRFPYLCYNSGGGAFLIPYLTMVLVCGIPLLFMEFTVGQYTRLGPVHAFAKICPLLKGVGLATVVISFVFCTYYNVLMSWALYYLFNSFGMETLPWKSCNNTWNAVGNCSSGFPGNDTHLQSASQQFFENRLLEKTRGIEELGGLRWELFGCLVFAWVIVYLCIFKGVKSTGKVVYFTAVFPYFILFALLINNVQLPGAKNGILYFVTPVWSKLFEVKVWLNAAGQVFNSLGIAFGSMISMASYNKFNNNILRDALIVSVANSFTSILAGFVIFSAVGYMSHIHNLPVDNIATDGAGLVFVVYPEVLSTMPVFQLWAPLFFIMLLCLGVDSQFGTVEVAVTYIKDEFGVKVLPFLKREELLVLAVCFVCFVLGIPHITKGGIYVFQLMDHYTAVVSLVFLAFFEVVAICWIFGIPRISLMIRRMLGKSPNIYFRVCWLLLCPMLVLCILVSSIIQYTPPHYGKYEYPVWAEWVGWGVSLVSIVWIPFGAIQEIYNNKGSLLQRLKTAMTPTIDLNVMAHLPEKQNLDNLASEKLLSSVPPLTH; translated from the exons ATGGATTTTGGTGTGGAGAACTCACGGGAAACCTCTGATAGCAGGGAATCAGGTACTGCAGATCTCGAGATGACCGCAGAGGCTCAGAGACCCACATGGAGCGGCCGGCTGGAGTTCATCCTGTCCACGGTGGGTTACGCCGTGGGACTCGGTAATGTTTGGAGATTCCCGTACCTGTGCTACAACAGCGGTGGAG gTGCCTTCCTGATTCCTTATCTTACCATGGTGCTCGTGTGTGGCATTCCTCTGCTCTTCATGGAGTTTACTGTTGGGCAGTATACTCGTTTAGGGCCTGTGCATGCTTTCGCCAAAATCTGTCCCTTGTTGAAAG GTGTTGGTCTGGCCACAGTTGTTATCTCCTTCGTTTTCTGCACCTATTATAATGTGCTCATGAGCTGGGCACTTTACTATTTATTCAACTCCTTCGGAATGGAGACTCTGCCCTGGAAGTCCTGCAACAACACCTGGAATGCTGTTGGAAATTGTTCGAGTGGCTTTCCTGGCAATGATACCCACCTGCAGTCTGCTAGCCAACAGTTCTTTGA AAACAGACTTCTGGAAAAGACTCGCGGTATTGAAGAATTAGGTGGTCTTCGTTGGGAACTCTTTGGGTGTCTTGTCTTTGCTTGGGTTATTGTGTACTTATGTATATTTAAAGGAGTTAAATCCACAGGAAAG GTAGTATATTTCACTGCTGTGTTTCCATACTTCATCCTGTTTGCCCTGCTCATCAACAATGTGCAGCTTCCTGGAGCCAAGAATGGTATCCTCTATTTTGTCACACCGGTGTGGAGCAAACTGTTTGAAGTGAAG GTTTGGCTTAATGCAGCTGGCCAGGTGTTTAACTCACTTGGAATAGCATTTGGCTCGATGATTTCAATGGCAAGTTACAACAAGTTCAACAACAACATTCTCAG GGATGCATTGATTGTATCAGTGGCCAACTCTTTCACTAGTATCCTGGCTGGCTTCGTGATCTTCTCAGCTGTCGGTTACATGTCTCATATACATAACCTCCCAGTGGACAACATAGCTACAGATG GtgctggtttggtgtttgttgtGTACCCTGAAGTTCTTTCAACCATGCCAGTCTTTCAGCTATGGGCCCCACTTTTCTTTATCATGCTGTTGTGTCTGGGCGTGGACAGTCAG TTTGGCACAGTTGAGGTAGCTGTGACATACATAAAGGATGAATTTGGAGTCAAAGTTCTGCCGTTCCTGAAGAGAGAAGAGCTGCTGGTCCTGGCTGTgtgctttgtttgctttgtaCTGGGGATTCCTCACATTACCAAG GGAGGTATCTACGTGTTTCAGCTGATGGACCACTACACTGCTGTGGTTTCTCTTGTGTTCTTGGCTTTCTTTGAGGTTGTTGCCATCTGTTGGATCTTTG gTATCCCACGTATCTCCTTAATGATCAGGAGGATGCTAGGAAAAAGTCCAAATATCTACTTCCGAGTCTGCTGGCTGCTGCTCTGCCCCATGTTGGTGCTG TGCATACTGGTTTCCAGCATTATTCAGTACACTCCTCCTCACTATGGGAAGTACGAGTACCCAGTGTGGGCTGAATGGGTTGGCTGGGGCGTCTCTTTGGTCTCTATAGTATGGATCCCATTTGGTGCAATACAAGAGATCTATAACAATAAAGGATCCCTTCTTCAG AGACTGAAAACAGCTATGACTCCGACA